The Dyella sp. 2HG41-7 sequence ACCAGCAAGCGCGGAATATTTTGTTCCGCTAGCGCTTCGTAAAGCGCTTCGTCCTCGTCCGTCCAACGTCCCGCTTCGATTACCTGCGCAGCCAGCTCCACTTCGCCAATCACCGAACGCACGGCGCGATTGAGGCTGCGATTCATCGCGCGCTTGGCGCCACGATGAAGGCCAGGCGTATCGACATACAGAATCTGCCCCGCTTCGCTGCTGGCAATGCCCAGAATGCGGTGGCGGGTGGTTTGCGGCCTTGGGCTGACGATCGACAGACGAAAGCCGATCAGCGCATTGAGCAGCGTCGATTTGCCGACATTCGGTCGACCGGCAAGCGCCACGAATCCGCAACGGTAATCCGGATGCGGCAGTTCGTTTTCGACGATGTCGTCGTTTTCGTCGTTCATGATACGCAGATACTCTTCGTAGACGGGTATAAGCATGGCGCTGCGCGCTCGCGAACGCCACTGGACATGGCGATATGACACGCCACGCGGGAAAATCAGGGTTGAATAAAGGCGGTTTACAGCGCAGATGGGTGGATCAAGACCCTTCCTGAACACCTGCGAGGCGGGTCAGCACTACCTCGGCGGCATCCTGTTCGGCGAGCCGCCGGCTGCTGCCACGTCCGGGCGCCACCACCGCGACCGGTTCGGTTACCACGCAGTTCACTTCAAAGACCCGCGCGTGCTCCTCACCTTCAGTCGCTACTAGTTCGTATTGAGGCAAAGGCCAGCCTTGCCCCTGTAGCCACTCCTGGAGCCGGGTCTTGGCATCCTTGGAGGAACGAGGCAACGCGGCGACGCGATCGACAAAGAGCGCGCGCACCGTTTCCCGGCACGCCTCGAATCCGCCGTCCAGATAAACCGCCGCGACCAGCGCTTCGAAGGCGTCGGCGAGGATCGAGTCGCGCCGGAAACCGCCGCTTTTAAGCTCGCCGGAACCAAGCTTGAGTTGATCTCCCAATTCCAGCTCGCGCGCTAACGACGCAAGCGCTTGGCCGTTCACGAGCTGAGCGCGCAGGCGAGACATTTCGCCTTCGGCCGCCTTGGGATGGGTTTCGTACAACATCTCGGCGACGATCGCGCCAAGCAGCGCGTCGCCGAGAAACTCCATGCGCTCATTATTGGGCCTGCCCGCGCTGCGATGGGTCAGCGCAAGCGCGGCAAGCGCAGGGTCTCGAAAAGGATAATCCAGTGCCACGATTATTGCGGTGGAGCGACGTTACCTGACACCGGCACGCTCTTGTCGAAATGAACCAGGAAATCGATGTTGTAGATAAACGGAATTTGTTTGTCGTAGCTCACGTGCAGCTGATTGCCGCTGGCGCCCTGTTCGAACGTAATGTCGCTGGGATGAATCGTCGCGTCATCGACGTATTGAAAGTCGAGCTTGCGCACGAGATCGCGACGAACCTGATCCAGCGTCTTGCCTTCAACGCCCTCGGTGGAAACCTGATTCATGGCTTTTACTACGCCTGCGAACTCCGTATATGCGGGTACCAACTTCATCGCCATGTAGGCGAAAAAGACAGCCACGATCAAGACCACCAGGAACCCGATGAGCGTGATGCCCGTTTGCTTCGATTTCATAGTCCCCTCGCTATGCCGCTGACGCGGCCACCCTGTTTTTTGCCAGACACCGAATACGCGTACTTTGCCCGGTCCACGCAGGTATCGCCAGCGACACGTTCACGATTCCGCCGCGAACCGGACAAGCCATTCAATGGATGACCTTGCCAATGCGGTGGAAATCTACCATCCCGGTGCCCCAACCCTTCCAGCTGAGCCAGATCATGAAGGCCTTGCCGACCAGGTTTTCCTCCGGCATACAACCCCACCAGCGGCTGTCTTCGCTGTTCTCGCGATCGTCGCCCATCACCAGATAGCAGTTCGGAGGAACTACCGACGGCACGTGCGCGTTGGGAATGGCTGGCGTCGGGCCGCGCGACGGCATGCGTGCGATCAGGTGATTGACGGGACCGAGTTGCTCACGCCAGATGGTGGCGTTGTAGTACAGAAGTTCGTTGTCTTCAGGGCGGGCCGGATTGCCTTGGAAGGAACCGATCTGCGTATCGACCACCGGCTTACCGTTGATCACGATCTGGCTGTCGTGCACTTCAATCGTGTCGCCTGGCAGACCGACGACGCGTTTGATCCAGTTCTGGCTCGCGACGGGCGCGCGCGGATCGGAGCAGGTCACGTCGCCGCTGCGCACGGTGTTGCCATTGTCGTCCTGGCAGATGTAACCGGGGAATCGGAAAACGACTACATCGCCGCGCTTGGGCTCGCCCAGGCTAATGACTTTGTTGTTGAACGCCGGCAGACGCAGGCCGTAAGCGAACTTGTTGACGAGAATGAAATCGCCCACGTCCAACGTCGGCATCATCGAGCCCGAAGGAATGCGAAACGGCTCGGCCACGAAGGAACGCAGAATCAACACGACAAAGATCACCGGAAACAGCGAGCGCGCCCAATCCACTGGCGCCGGATCGCGGTATTCCTCGCGGGCCGCTTTGAAACGCGCTTGCCGCTTCTTATAGAAAAACAGGCGATCCAAGCCCCACACCACACCGAACAACACGGTGAGGGCGAGCAAAATGGCCGAAAAATCAAAATCCATGCGATGACTCCATAGCCCGCTGCTATTTGTCGACTTTAAGCACGGCGAGGAAGGCTTCCTGAGGAATCTCAACCCGACCGACCTGCTTCATTCGCTTCTTGCCTTCTTTTTGTTTCTCTAGAAGCTTCTTTTTGCGGCTGACGTCACCACCGTAACACTTCGCCAGCACGTTTTTGCGCAAGGCCTTTACGGTCGAACGTGCGATGACCTGCGCCCCGATGGCGGCCTGGATGGCCACATCGAACTGCTGACGCGGAATCAGATCTTTCATGCGCTCGACCAATTCGCGCCCGCGGCGGTCGGCGTGACTGCGGTGGACGATCAGGCTGAGCGCGTCCACGCGTTCGCCGTTGATAAGAATATCGACGCGCACGAACGGGCCGGCATCGAACCGTTCCATGTGATAGTCCATCGAC is a genomic window containing:
- the rnc gene encoding ribonuclease III, producing the protein MALDYPFRDPALAALALTHRSAGRPNNERMEFLGDALLGAIVAEMLYETHPKAAEGEMSRLRAQLVNGQALASLARELELGDQLKLGSGELKSGGFRRDSILADAFEALVAAVYLDGGFEACRETVRALFVDRVAALPRSSKDAKTRLQEWLQGQGWPLPQYELVATEGEEHARVFEVNCVVTEPVAVVAPGRGSSRRLAEQDAAEVVLTRLAGVQEGS
- a CDS encoding DUF4845 domain-containing protein, encoding MKSKQTGITLIGFLVVLIVAVFFAYMAMKLVPAYTEFAGVVKAMNQVSTEGVEGKTLDQVRRDLVRKLDFQYVDDATIHPSDITFEQGASGNQLHVSYDKQIPFIYNIDFLVHFDKSVPVSGNVAPPQ
- the lepB gene encoding signal peptidase I encodes the protein MDFDFSAILLALTVLFGVVWGLDRLFFYKKRQARFKAAREEYRDPAPVDWARSLFPVIFVVLILRSFVAEPFRIPSGSMMPTLDVGDFILVNKFAYGLRLPAFNNKVISLGEPKRGDVVVFRFPGYICQDDNGNTVRSGDVTCSDPRAPVASQNWIKRVVGLPGDTIEVHDSQIVINGKPVVDTQIGSFQGNPARPEDNELLYYNATIWREQLGPVNHLIARMPSRGPTPAIPNAHVPSVVPPNCYLVMGDDRENSEDSRWWGCMPEENLVGKAFMIWLSWKGWGTGMVDFHRIGKVIH